Genomic segment of Nitrosopumilaceae archaeon AB1(1):
GCTAATTAATTGTGGTGGGAGTTCTTTGGTACCAATATGTGTGAGTGGATTTATTGTAGCTACAACAAACCATTCTTTGGACGCTTTAATTATTTCACCACTAGATTCTTTGAGTATCATCTGCCTACTATCATCTAGTGCCTCATCGAGTCTTAGTAAGACATCTGCCTCTGCGGCATTTAATTCATCGAGGTATAGTACGTTACCAGATTTCATAGATTTAATCAGTATTCCCTCATCAAATCCAATTTGTCCATTATCAAGAGTTTTTGATCCAATCAAATGACTCTCTCTTGTTCTTAAAGAAAAATTAATAGATTCCATACCAACATTTTTGAATTTGATGAATTCTCGAACTAGTGCTGTTTTACCTGTTCCTTTTGGCCCAATAATTAATACGAAAATTTTAGATTTATACGCAATATCTAACACTCCTATTGAATCGTTCCAATCTAAATAAGATATGTCTGCCAACTAATTCTAAATTATTTATGTCATTATTTAATGTATGATTTAATTTCTAAATTTACCCAATCTTTCATTGGATTCATCAAGAATTTTATGTAATTCAATATTCCACATTTCAAATCCATCTGGTGATTCTGGATAATTATAGTAATGAGTGGTCAATTTTTTATTCTGTTTTGTTGTAAATCTCAAACCATCGGCAAGAGTTTTGCTGAGTAATCCGTGCATGAGTGCTTGGATTTTTCCAATACCACTAAAGTTAGGGTGCTCTCCCTTTGATATTGCCTCTACATCAAGATCATTTAAGAAATGTTTCATACCATAATCGATCTCTTTATTTGTGAGTTTCTGTATTAGTCTACGAAATATCTCCAATCCAGTCGTTTTATACCCATATTCGTTGATGAATTTTTTGTTATAATTCCACAATCCTACTTCGGTCACATCGTTAGATTCTATTGCCTCAACTACACATTTACCTGCAATTGTTCCTGCCACTATGG
This window contains:
- a CDS encoding MoxR family ATPase, coding for MADISYLDWNDSIGVLDIAYKSKIFVLIIGPKGTGKTALVREFIKFKNVGMESINFSLRTRESHLIGSKTLDNGQIGFDEGILIKSMKSGNVLYLDELNAAEADVLLRLDEALDDSRQMILKESSGEIIKASKEWFVVATINPLTHIGTKELPPQLISRFPIRIRLEYPPEDVEMEIVQKHVPHISDKSALQQGIKLANTLRDAASVEEIDYSPSIRETIAFGKMLEQGVSPKKAAVITFGNVYSQWGDIEYQKVSDIITSMFVS